A region of the Methanobrevibacter ruminantium M1 genome:
ATATAATATTAAGTTTAGTATATCCACATTTACGGACAAAATTAAACAAACTTAAAAAAAATAATAAAAAATAATTATAAATATATTATAAATATATTAAATCTAAAAAATTATAGTTTTAAAGTAAAAATAGTAAAAAAAGAGTAAAAATTAAAAAGAACTAATACTTATTATAAGTCCTTTCTAAAATGTATTCTGCTCTTTCTTTTAGGTTGTCATACAAACGTATCTGACTTTTCAACTCTTCAATCGCCTCAGTATGACCTTGATCAATTCTCTTTTCAATGTCCAACAACTTAGACCATTCATCACCTGAAGGCAATTGAGGAACGTGATTGGCATTTAACATATCCTGAGAGATAGCCACATTAAATGTATTTTTGGTAATTGTAATATTCACATTCACATCATTAGGCATGTCATAATACTTTCTAGGACGGCCCCTCACTACCTTTTTGGTTGAAGAAGTTAAAATACCAATATCTTCCATAGCCCTTAAATGTTCAATAATAGCTTTCTGTCCTATTTGGAGCTCTTGAGATATTTCACTAACAAATCTTGGCTCTTCCCTTAAGAGATCCATGATGTCACGTCTAGTCTTACATCCCATAACATCAAGAATAGCTTCCATATCAACATCATTTAGATTTTGTTGATTCTGCCCTTCATTTTCCATATTTGACCTCCATAAAAATTATCAATATAATTATTTTATAAAATAAATGATTTCTGAAATTTTATAAGAATTATACTTAAAAAAATCAATATTATCCTTTCACATTAAAATATAAGTCAAAAGTATTATATTAACTTTTTGTTACTAAAATTTAATACCATAATAATAAAACCCCATATAATAAAATTACTTTTTGTAAGAAAAAACCGAAATGTTTATATAACATTTTGTTACTAAAGTAAGTATAGAGAAAGATAACTTTTTGTTACTTTAATAAAATTGACAAAAATAAAATCTAAATCCTAAAGAGATTTCCCATAAATTGGCAAAAGCGACTTACCAACTACCTTTGCCGATTATGAGAAAATACAAACGTTATTGAAAGAAACCATAAAATTCTATAAGCTAATAACATAGGATGTATCAAAGAATATTTCAATTCCTCTTTAAAATCACACTATATGATAGAAAATGAAAAACGAACGACATAAAATACTTCAAATTCTTTAACCCAAAAAGAATAAAAATCAAATTTCTTTGGTAGAGTCAAATATTAAAGGAGCTAATTGATTTCTTTCTCTTTATACTTATAATTTTTAATTAATAAAAACCGTCAAAAGGTGACTTAGATGGCTAATAAAAAAGAAGAAGAAAAGGAAGAAGAATCTGAAGATGCTAAAAAAAGCACTAAAGATAAGATCAAGTCTAAAATTTCAAAATCTTCAGATGATTCCTCTAGTGACAATGAAGAATCCTCTAGCGATAAAGAGGAATCTTCTAAGGATGACGAAAAAGACAAGGAATTAGCTAAATTAAATGAAGACCTTGAAAAGAAAGATGAAGAAATAGGAGAACTTAAATCCCATATCCAACGTCTTCAAGCAGATTTCGACAATTTCAGAAAACAGAACGACAAGCAAAAGCAAGACCTAATCCGCTTTGCAAACGAAGGTCTTATCGTAAAGTTCCTGGATGTCTATGAAGATATGGAAAGGGCTCTTGAAAATTCAAAGACTGAAGAAGAACTTAGAGAAGGTTTAGAATTAATTTATTCTAAGATGAAAGGCACTTTAGAAAAGGAAGGAGTCGAAGAAATCCCTGCAGTTGGAGAGAAATTCGATCCATTCAAGCACGAAGCATTGCTTACTGTTGACAGTCCAGATCATGAAAACAACGAAATCGTTGATGAGCTCATGAAAGGATACACTCTCAAGGGTAAAGTGATTAAATATTCTAAAGTAAGAGTTTGTAAAAAAGCAAAAAAAGCTGAAATAAATAAAGCTGAAGAAGCAAAAGATGATGAGGATAAAAAAGAAGAATAACTGAATCGTCTAAAAAGCTAATCTTCAAATAAAAAAAACAAATTAAAAAAATTCTTTAAAAAGAAATACTTCTAAAAGAATAACTTAAAAAATTATTTAAAAAGAAATAATTCAAAAAAGAATAACTTAAAAAAATCATATTTATAATAATTATTTTATAATTATAGTAAACTTTTATAATAAAAATAGTAAATAAAAATTTATTATTTTTATAAAAATAATTTTTATTAAATTACAAAATTCAAAAAAACATACAAAAGGTGAGAATTATGGCTGATGCTAAAAAAGAAAAAATCATTGGAATTGACTTAGGAACCAGTAACTCTGCTGCATCCGTACTTGTCGGTGGTAAACCTACCGTTATCCCAAGTGCAGAAGGTGCAAGCCAATACGGTAAGGCATTTCCAAGTTATGTCGCATTTACTGAAGACGGACAACAATTAGTCGGTGAACCTGCAAGAAGACAAGCAGTAACCAACCCTGAAAACACAATCAGTGCAATCAAAAGAAAAATGGGTACCGACTACAAAGTAACTATCCAAGGAAAACAATACACTCCTCAGGAAATCTCTGCAAAGATCTTGCAAAAAATCAAAAAAGATGCAGAATCCTTCTTAGGAGAACCTGTAGAAAAAGCTGTAATCACTGTACCAGCTTACTTTGACGATAACCAAAGAACTGCAACCAAAGACGCAGGTACCATTGCAGGCCTTGATGTAGTAAGACTCGTAAACGAACCTACCGCAGCAAGCCTTGCATACGGAATTGACAAACAGGATGACGACGATGACGTAAACATCCTTGTATTCGACTTAGGTGGAGGTACCTTAGACGTAACCATCATGGAATTCGGTGGAGGAGTATTTGAAGTGCAATCCACCAGCGGTGACACCCAACTCGGTGGTACCGACATGGACAATGCAATCATGAAATACTTGGCAGATGAGTTCAAGGCTGAAACCGGAATCGACTTAATGAACGATGATCAAGCAGTTCAAAGATTAAGAGAAGCAGCTGAAAAAGCTAAAATCGAATTATCCACAACCTTAACCAGTGAAGTAAACTTGCCTTTCATCAGCATGGGTGCAGACGGCAAGCCACACAACCTTATCAACAACTTAACCAGAGCAAAATTAGAAGAGTTAGTGGATCCTATAGTAAACAAATGTGGTCAACCAATCAAACAAGCATTAGACGATGCTAAAATGACCAAAAATGACATTAACAAAATCATCCTTGTAGGTGGACCTACCAGAATGCCAGTTGTACAAAAATTCGTAGAAAACTACATAGGCAAACCTGTAGAAAGAGGAATCGACCCAATGGAATGTGTAGCAATGGGTGCAGCTATCCAAGGTGGAGTACTCGCTGGAGAAATCAAAGACTTAGTTCTCTTAGACGTTACCCCATTATCCTTAGGTATTGAAACCTTAGGTGGAGTATCCACTACCCTCATTGAAAGAAACACTACAATTCCAGCTAAAAAGTCTCAAATCTTCTCAACTGCAGCTGACAACCAGCCTTCCGTAGATATTCACGTAGTCCAAGGTGAAAGAAAGATGGCAGCGGACAACACCACACTTGGAAGATTCCAATTAGTGGGAATCCCACCTGCACCAAGAGGAATGCCTCAAATTGAAGTAACCTTCGACATTGACGCAAACGGTATCATAAACGTAACCGCTCAAGACAAGGGAACTGGAAAAGAACAATCAATCACAATCACTTCCTCTACAAAACTCTCAGATGAAGAGATTGAAAAAGCTGTAAAAGAAGCAGAAATGAATGCTGAAGCAGACAAAAAGAAACAAGAGGAAATCGAAGTTAGAAACAATGCAGATTCAATGATCTACACTGCAGAAAAGACCATCAATGAGGAAGAAATCAAAGACAAAGTCTCAGATGAGGAAAGAACTAACATCGAAAGATTGGTAGCTGAACTTAGAGAATTAATCAGCGGTGACGACATACCTGCAATCAAAGATAAGACAGATGAACTCACTAAAGTCGTTCAAGACATCGGTGCAAGAATCTATCAGGAAGCTGCTGCAGCCCAACAAGCAGCACAAGGTGCAGCTGGAGGAGCAGGCCCTGACCCAAGTGCAGGACCTTCAAACGATGATGATGACGGCACAATCGATGCTGAATTCGAAGAAAAAGACTAAATATATAGTTTAAAGAAGATTAATATCTAAGTTTAAAAAAAAGATTAAATATCTAAATTTAAACTAAAAAAAACATTTTAGAATTAATTCTAAGAAAAAACAAATTTCTTAGACATTAATTCAATTTTTTAATCAAATTTATTTTGAATAAATTTTAATTAAACCTCTCAAAAAATTTAAAAAAGAATTCTAAAAGGGGAATCTGTAATTTCTCATCAAATCTAAATATATATCAACTCCGTTTAATCCCCTTTGGAATTCTTTTATTTTTATTTTTTTATTTTTCAAGATCATTTTTACTATAAAATCATTTTTACTATAAAACTACTAATAATAACTAATTAAAAATTAAAATCACTAATTAAACATGTTTTTTAAAAAAAAAACTAAAAAAATTACTAATCAAAAATCACTAATTAAACAAATTTTAAATATTAAAAATTACTAATATTACTTTTAGTGAATTAAATTATAATAATAAAATATAATAAATAATTAAAATAAATAACAAACATTATTTCATAGACGAAAAAGATTATTAAAAAGAATAAAAGAATAATTTAATTCAAACTATTTTTAAAAAACTCATACTTATTATATACTCATGAAAAACACTTAAAGGTGAGAAAATTGGCAGAGAAGCGTGACTATTATGAAGTTCTTGGAGTAGATAGAACTGCTGACGAAAAGGAAATCAAAAAAGCTTACCGTAAATTAGCAAGAAAATACCATCCGGATGTAGCTGAAGAAGACAAGAAGGAAGAAGCTACCGAAAAATTCAAAGAGATAAGTGAAGCTTACGCAGTTTTATCCGACGAAGAGAAAAGACAAAGATATGACCAATTTGGACATGCAGGTATGGATGGCTTCTCTAATGAAGACATATTTAGAAACGTTAACTTTGAAGACATCTTCCAAGGCTTCGGCGGTGGCGGAGGCTTTGAAGACATTTTCGATATTCTATTCGGCGGAAGCAGCAGATCTCGCCATTATAATGCAGGACCTCGCAGAGGCGGCGACATCTACACTGAAACAACAATCACTTTAGAGGAAGCTGCAAGCGGCGTTGAAAAGGACATCAAAATAAGACATGATGTCTTATGTCCTGAATGTGGAGGTAGCAGAGCAGAACCTGGATCTGAAGTTGAGACATGTCCCGTCTGTGGAGGAACCGGTCAAAGAAAGCAAATCAGACAAAGCCTATTCGGACAAGTAATGAATGTTGTCCAGTGTGGCGAATGTAAGGGAACCGGTAAAATAATCAAGGAGCCATGTCACAACTGTAAAGGAAAAGGAACTGTCAAGGAAGACAAGACCATCAGCGTTAAAATCCCAGCAGGAGTTGAAACAGGCAACCGTTTAAGAGTTTCAGGAGAAGGCCATGCTGGAGATCTTGGAGGAGGAAACGGAGATCTCTATGTAGAGATTAATGTAAAACCACATAAAGATTTCGAAAGAGATGGCGCAAACCTCTACTATGAAAAGCAAATCAGCTTTGTTCAAGCAAGCCTTGGTGACACTGTAGACATCCCAACCATAGATGGGGCAGTGGAACTCAAAATCCCAGCAGGTACCCAAAGCGGAACTGTTTTCAGATTAAAGGAAAAAGGTATGCCTCAAATGAGAAGAAGCACCAAAGGAAACCTTTATGTTACAATAACTGTCGTAGTTCCTCAAAAGCTTAATAAAGAACAGCAAAAGCTTTTAAGAAAATTCGCACAAATAAGCGGAGATGAAATCTCTGTCTATAAAAAAGGAATTTTTGATAAAGTAAGGGATGCTATAAACAACCCTTAGTCCCTAAAAAAGTTTTTATCTGTTTTTCTAACTATTTTTCCAAAAAGGATTTCTTTAAATCCTTATTTTTTATTTTTTTATTTTTTTATTCACACTACTTTTATTCTTTTTTAAAACCTAATTTCTATTTCTTATTCTCACTACTTTTACTTCTTAAGAGGACATTTACACTAATTTTCTTGAGTTCCAACAATTTGCATAACAAAAATTATAGAAAAATGTGCAAAAATTACAAAAAATATATGCACTATGTATCAGTAAAGAAAAATAAAAAATATCATTACATGAATCATCAATTAAAATAACAAACCCTATAATTAAACATGAAAAATATACCCCCACCATCATTTTAAAAACACCTCTTTTTAATTAAAATATAATAAAAAACTTTTCAAAAAATGACTCATAAAAATCCATAATTTTTTCTCAATGAAATTTTAAATTTACATTTTTACCTCCCCAACACATCTTAAATTTAAAAACTATGAAAAACATATAAATAATAGGCAGAAAATCAAAACCAAACAAAATATCAATTAAAATTATCGGATGAAACTTATGATGTATAGTATAAAAATGCGTTCAGCTAAAGGAGGGCCTCATGAAGAGGGTGGAAAACACATATCAGGTGCAGAACGTATTTTAAGAGAAGATGAAATAGAAGAAGAGCTAATAAATGTCTATAGAAGAGCTATCACACACGAAAAGGGAAAGCCAGACTTTATCAACCTCAAGATAGAAGCCATAGACGAAGACAAGATACTCTATAAGAAGAGGCTAAATATAATTCAGCACAAAGTAAGCTCAAAGGAAGAGGGATTAAAGCTAGCAAAAGAACTTCTTATAAAAAACACTGTAAGCGAAGAGGCAGCTAAAGAAGGCATATCAAGCATACAAAAGCTCAAGGAAAGCATCCATGGAGCCATGCTACTTGACAAGGACAGCGGAAAAAGAATTGATGATAAAGGAATTAAAGGAGTCCGAGTTACAGGAATAGCCAGTGCAGACATAAAGAAATATAAAGAATCCCTTAAAAGGGACGGCAGGGAAGGACTGCATCTTGAAGAGGCACTAATCCTTGCTTCAAAGATAGCAAGCTGTAAGGCAATAGTTGCCGAACTTTGCTGGTCAGATGATCCAAGCTATGTGATTGGATATGTTGGCACAAAAGAAAACTATCATCGCATCCCTATCCTAAAAGATAAGGGAAATCCAGTAGGGGGAAGGGTTTTCTTTGTTGATACAAGCCAATTAAATGACAATTACACCTTAGAGGACTTAATAGATTATCTAGAAAAACAAATAGTCTTAATCGAATAAACCAAGATTAAAAAAGTTGACACAAAAACGAGAGATAAAATGAATCCAAATCTTGAAATGAAACTAAAGGAAGAGTTAGAAGAGCTTAAAAACAATAATCTAAATAGAACCATAGATGACTTAAGATTTATAAGCTCTACAAAGGCCATAGATAAAGATGGCAAGGAATTTCTAGTATTTGGAACTAACAACTATCTTGGATTGACTCACCAACCAGATGTTATAAATGCATCTAAAAAAGCCAGCACATATGGAACTGGCTCCACAGGTTCAAGACTCACAACAGGAGCATCATTTGAAGCAAGAGAGCTAGAAGAAAACCTATCCAAATTCAAATCAACCGAATCAACTCTTATATTTAACACCGGATATATGGCCAATCTAGGAATTATCTACACACTAACAAAGGAAGATGACATTATATTCAGTGACCAACTAAACCATGCAAGCATAATAGATGGAACAAGAATATCTAAGGCTAAAGTCAGAGTCTATAAACATAAAGACACCAAAGATTTGGAAAACCTAATTCAAACTGAAATAAAAGAATTAAAAGAAAAAAACATAAACTCATCCAATTTCTTCATTGTAACAGATGGAGTATTCAGCATGGATGGTGACATAGCACCTCTTCCAGAGCTTGTAGAAATAGCAAACAAGTACAACTGCTGCCTTATCATTGATGATGCCCATGCAACTGGAGTCATTGGAAAAACAGGCAAAGGAACAGTTGAATATTACAAGGATAAAACTGGAATAGATTTAACAGAATCTGTTGATTTGCAGATAGGCACCTTAAGCAAGGCCCTTGCATCAGAAGGAGGATTTGTATGTGGAAAGAAGACCTACATAGACTATCTCATAAACAAATCAAGACCATTCATATTCTCTACAGCACTTTCCCCATCTACAATAGCAAGTGCCAACGCTGCATTAAATCTATTGAAGAAAAATAGCAATGAATATTTAACTAAACTTCAAAATAATACAAAACTTATGAGAAATCTGCTAAAAGAGGGCGGATTGAATGTGATTGATGGAGAAACACCAATCATTCCAATTATCATAGGCCCTGCAGACTTAACAAACAAGTTTTCAAAGGAATTAGAAAAAGAAGGAATCTTAGTCTCTGCAATAAGACCGCCATCAGTACCTAAAGGAGAAAGCAGATTAAGATTAACTGTTATAGCCACACATACAAAAGAAGAAATCACTTTTACAG
Encoded here:
- a CDS encoding 6-carboxyhexanoate--CoA ligase — its product is MMYSIKMRSAKGGPHEEGGKHISGAERILREDEIEEELINVYRRAITHEKGKPDFINLKIEAIDEDKILYKKRLNIIQHKVSSKEEGLKLAKELLIKNTVSEEAAKEGISSIQKLKESIHGAMLLDKDSGKRIDDKGIKGVRVTGIASADIKKYKESLKRDGREGLHLEEALILASKIASCKAIVAELCWSDDPSYVIGYVGTKENYHRIPILKDKGNPVGGRVFFVDTSQLNDNYTLEDLIDYLEKQIVLIE
- the dnaJ gene encoding molecular chaperone DnaJ, which encodes MAEKRDYYEVLGVDRTADEKEIKKAYRKLARKYHPDVAEEDKKEEATEKFKEISEAYAVLSDEEKRQRYDQFGHAGMDGFSNEDIFRNVNFEDIFQGFGGGGGFEDIFDILFGGSSRSRHYNAGPRRGGDIYTETTITLEEAASGVEKDIKIRHDVLCPECGGSRAEPGSEVETCPVCGGTGQRKQIRQSLFGQVMNVVQCGECKGTGKIIKEPCHNCKGKGTVKEDKTISVKIPAGVETGNRLRVSGEGHAGDLGGGNGDLYVEINVKPHKDFERDGANLYYEKQISFVQASLGDTVDIPTIDGAVELKIPAGTQSGTVFRLKEKGMPQMRRSTKGNLYVTITVVVPQKLNKEQQKLLRKFAQISGDEISVYKKGIFDKVRDAINNP
- the dnaK gene encoding molecular chaperone DnaK: MADAKKEKIIGIDLGTSNSAASVLVGGKPTVIPSAEGASQYGKAFPSYVAFTEDGQQLVGEPARRQAVTNPENTISAIKRKMGTDYKVTIQGKQYTPQEISAKILQKIKKDAESFLGEPVEKAVITVPAYFDDNQRTATKDAGTIAGLDVVRLVNEPTAASLAYGIDKQDDDDDVNILVFDLGGGTLDVTIMEFGGGVFEVQSTSGDTQLGGTDMDNAIMKYLADEFKAETGIDLMNDDQAVQRLREAAEKAKIELSTTLTSEVNLPFISMGADGKPHNLINNLTRAKLEELVDPIVNKCGQPIKQALDDAKMTKNDINKIILVGGPTRMPVVQKFVENYIGKPVERGIDPMECVAMGAAIQGGVLAGEIKDLVLLDVTPLSLGIETLGGVSTTLIERNTTIPAKKSQIFSTAADNQPSVDIHVVQGERKMAADNTTLGRFQLVGIPPAPRGMPQIEVTFDIDANGIINVTAQDKGTGKEQSITITSSTKLSDEEIEKAVKEAEMNAEADKKKQEEIEVRNNADSMIYTAEKTINEEEIKDKVSDEERTNIERLVAELRELISGDDIPAIKDKTDELTKVVQDIGARIYQEAAAAQQAAQGAAGGAGPDPSAGPSNDDDDGTIDAEFEEKD
- a CDS encoding aminotransferase class I/II-fold pyridoxal phosphate-dependent enzyme, encoding MNPNLEMKLKEELEELKNNNLNRTIDDLRFISSTKAIDKDGKEFLVFGTNNYLGLTHQPDVINASKKASTYGTGSTGSRLTTGASFEARELEENLSKFKSTESTLIFNTGYMANLGIIYTLTKEDDIIFSDQLNHASIIDGTRISKAKVRVYKHKDTKDLENLIQTEIKELKEKNINSSNFFIVTDGVFSMDGDIAPLPELVEIANKYNCCLIIDDAHATGVIGKTGKGTVEYYKDKTGIDLTESVDLQIGTLSKALASEGGFVCGKKTYIDYLINKSRPFIFSTALSPSTIASANAALNLLKKNSNEYLTKLQNNTKLMRNLLKEGGLNVIDGETPIIPIIIGPADLTNKFSKELEKEGILVSAIRPPSVPKGESRLRLTVIATHTKEEITFTAKTIIKIWNDLKKKLEYENH
- a CDS encoding nucleotide exchange factor GrpE, with translation MSKSSDDSSSDNEESSSDKEESSKDDEKDKELAKLNEDLEKKDEEIGELKSHIQRLQADFDNFRKQNDKQKQDLIRFANEGLIVKFLDVYEDMERALENSKTEEELREGLELIYSKMKGTLEKEGVEEIPAVGEKFDPFKHEALLTVDSPDHENNEIVDELMKGYTLKGKVIKYSKVRVCKKAKKAEINKAEEAKDDEDKKEE
- a CDS encoding ArsR/SmtB family transcription factor; the protein is MENEGQNQQNLNDVDMEAILDVMGCKTRRDIMDLLREEPRFVSEISQELQIGQKAIIEHLRAMEDIGILTSSTKKVVRGRPRKYYDMPNDVNVNITITKNTFNVAISQDMLNANHVPQLPSGDEWSKLLDIEKRIDQGHTEAIEELKSQIRLYDNLKERAEYILERTYNKY